One Setaria viridis chromosome 5, Setaria_viridis_v4.0, whole genome shotgun sequence genomic region harbors:
- the LOC117859276 gene encoding germin-like protein 1-2, with the protein MASSAVRSLVLLLTIAAAIAGALSDPTPLQDFCVADLQAATPVDGFVCKPPASVEDDDFFSRAIAAAGSTSNPFGVNSTRATVSTFPGLNTLGVSITRVDLAPGGLNPPHSHPRASELVMVLKGEVMVGFTTAVNRLFSKVVRENELFVVPRGLQHFQLNAGAGDAVFVAMFDSQSPGLVTPTFAMFATKPAMPMEVLTKTFLMGEDEVSAMKSKFAAF; encoded by the coding sequence ATGGCTTCATCAGCTGTTCGTTCGCTTGTGCTCCTGCTGACGATCGCGgcggccatcgccggcgccctCTCGGACCCGACGCCGCTCCAGGACTTCTGCGTGGCGGACCTGCAGGCCGCGACGCCGGTCGACGGGTTCGTGTGCAAGCCGCCGGCGtccgtggaggacgacgacttCTTCTCCcgtgccatcgccgccgcgggcaGCACCAGCAACCCGTTCGGTGTCAACTCCACGCGCGCCACCGTGTCCACGTTCCCGGGCCTCAACACGCTGGGCGTCTCCATCACGCGCGTCGACCTCGCGCCGGGCGGGCTCAACCCGCCGCACTCGCACCCGCGCGCATCCGAGCTCGTCATGGTACTCAAGGGCGAGGTCATGGTCGGGTTCACGACCGCGGTCAACCGCCTCTTCTCAAAGGTGGTCAGGGAGAACGAGCTCTTCGTCGTGCCCCGCGGGCTGCAGCACTTCCAGCTcaacgccggcgccggggacgcgGTGTTCGTGGCCATGTTCGACAGCCAGTCGCCCGGATTGGTCACGCCCACGTTCGCCATGTTCGCGACCAAGCCGGCCATGCCGATGGAGGTGCTCACCAAGACGTTCCTCATGGGCGAGGACGAGGTCAGCGCCATGAAATCCAAGTTCGCCGCCTTCTGA
- the LOC117857789 gene encoding uncharacterized protein At1g15400: MAGLQRSSETFRRSGSSGTVWEDKHQSASGELARPARSANKEAPAARQQQRRSGSSGHGGYRTGHVQPALDPPSPRVAACGFCSIFGKDKQLPARGAGGKGRRR, encoded by the coding sequence aTGGCGGGGCTGCAGCGGTCGAGCGAGACGTTCCGGCGGTCGGGGTCGTCGGGGACGGTGTGGGAGGACAAGCACCAGTCGGCGTCGGGGGAGCTCGCCAGGCCGGCCCGGAGCGCCAATAAGGaggcgccggccgcgcggcAACAGCAGCGGCGGAGCGGATCCAGCGGCCACGGCGGGTACAGGACCGGCCACGTGCAGCCGGCGCTGGACCCGCCGTCCCCGCGCGTCGCCGCCTGCGGCTTCTGCAGCATCTTCGGCAAGGACAAGCAGCTGCcggcccgcggcgccggcggcaagggCCGGCGCCGCTGA